In a genomic window of Quercus lobata isolate SW786 chromosome 4, ValleyOak3.0 Primary Assembly, whole genome shotgun sequence:
- the LOC115988071 gene encoding probable transcription factor At1g11510 encodes MLDYTALRGADPASDAVAFFEFVKKSLHVEVTKAQLVDKMKRLRKKYNNNAGRGKKGKDPTFSKPHEQKTYELSKKIWGSVEAATGTEKAKDINNGKAKAKDNKNGKAKAKDNNNNKNQKGNSLIRSLKEELTESSPVLYKYGEKMEIDGEFGFLDLCSEGRLKRKG; translated from the coding sequence ATGTTGGACTACACCGCCTTGCGCGGCGCGGATCCCGCCTCAGATGCCGTTGCGTTTTTCGAGTTCGTTAAGAAGAGCCTCCACGTGGAGGTCACGAAGGCCCAGCTGGTGGACAAGATGAAGAGGTTAAGGAAGAAGTACAACAACAATGCCGGACGAGGAAAGAAAGGCAAAGACCCAACCTTTTCGAAACCCCACGAACAAAAGACTTACGAGTTGTCGAAGAAGATTTGGGGCTCCGTTGAAGCTGCTACTGGGACTGAGAAAGCTAAAGACATCAACAATGGGAAAGCTAAAGCTAAGGACAACAAAAATGGGAAAGCTAAGGCTAAggacaacaacaataataagaaTCAGAAAGGTAACAGTTTGATTAGGAGTTTGAAGGAGGAATTGACGGAGTCGTCTCCGGTTTTGTACAAGTATGGTGAGAAGATGGAGATTGATGGGGAGTTTGGTTTTTTGGATCTCTGCTCTGAGGGAAGACTGAAGAGAAAGGGATAA